From a single Sorghum bicolor cultivar BTx623 chromosome 5, Sorghum_bicolor_NCBIv3, whole genome shotgun sequence genomic region:
- the LOC8067613 gene encoding uncharacterized protein LOC8067613 isoform X2 has translation MAMARVLHLWNEWEIQILVLVSFALQVLLLSFAWMRRRSISRVLRVLLWLMYLLAEYTATYTLGHMSIAGKAGEHQQLMAFWAPFLLMHLGGQDTITAYAMEDSQLWLRHLLTFAVQALGAGYVLYKYIGRSGPLATPAVLLFTVGVLKNAERVWALSFSRLEIIRRYMDSVSIDQVYKAYPGAECLERQPKRGTWDFCLGLAGLLVWRKPTNSKTPNDNSSKFERIKQLDDESVLQGAHDLLYICMGQFVDDKIWPSEFQRRAMDFFHLNGKTFQLVEMQLSMMYDIFYTKAAVIHTWYGRCFRVISLLGTAMAFFLFQFSTGKDHYNRVDATVTYILVTGAFILEAASVLRAMGSTWTCALLREREWARLHSLHVSLRRYVRIAQARRWSDSIGQLNLLDSYSYTGDKTSIAAETSGDEEEIFNKTTSRGSLIGEIFNKASLEEGNSRLPQEKDKGGGFVQEKDKRGSLGRKLISFWKHGGGSCSSRISTAAKELVLQEIRRLVDACKGKEGVMGSYRGQCALEQRRYEPDDDEDGLFLKDLTWSTSMEFDQSILTWHLATHKFLKYSESTTDAGSLSLVEATKAVSNYMMFLLVECPYMLPSPVRPTLHVQAKKVLREQRSWERFITRDRTTKIVRVIDPGAKLADELLHIEDSKMPGPNELLRVVFGVWVEMLCYAAHHCSRESHARQLNNGGEFITTVWLLTTAEFNRVHCSLRNFKDRKHSSIFMDFMACWSALILWFSSHSMQDILRSCWSALISWYSLVIMAPVLISCRSALMSWYSSMLRFPFMECILRSCSVMFSLIFLPIRGIIFLLKSPWIPEVPGSMGIC, from the coding sequence ATGGCCATGGCCAGAGTGTTGCATCTCTGGAACGAATGGGAGATCCAGATCCTGGTCCTCGTCAGCTTCGCTCTGCAGGTGTTGCTGCTCAGCTTCGCGTGGATGCGTCGGCGCAGCATCTCCCGCGTTCTGAGGGTCCTCCTTTGGCTCATGTACCTACTGGCTGAGTACACCGCGACATACACCCTCGGCCACATGTCCATTGCTGGCAAGGCAGGCGAGCATCAGCAGCTAATGGCGTTTTGGGCACCGTTCCTCCTCATGCATCTTGGTGGCCAGGACACCATCACCGCCTACGCCATGGAGGACAGCCAGCTCTGGCTGCGCCACCTGCTCACCTTCGCCGTGCAGGCACTCGGAGCAGGCTATGTCCTCTACAAgtacatcggcagaagcgggcCACTGGCCACGCCTGCTGTCCTGTTGTTTACCGTGGGTGTACTCAAGAATGCGGAGAGAGTGTGGGCACTCAGTTTCTCCAGGCTGGAAATCATAAGAAGGTACATGGACAGTGTTTCTATAGATCAAGTTTACAAGGCTTACCCTGGGGCTGAATGTTTGGAGAGGCAGCCGAAACGGGGCACCTGGGATTTCTGTCTGGGCCTAGCAGGTCTCCTTGTGTGGCGGAAACCAACGAATTCGAAGACGCCTAACGACAATAGTAGTAAGTTTGAAAGAATCAAACAGTTGGATGATGAGTCTGTTCTGCAGGGTGCTCATGACCTGCTCTACATCTGCATGGGTCAGTTTGTGGATGACAAGATTTGGCCGTCCGAGTTTCAGAGGAGAGCCATGGACTTTTTCCATCTGAATGGCAAAACATTCCAGCTGGTTGAGATGCAACTCTCCATGATGTATGATATCTTTTACACCAAGGCAGCAGTAATCCACACGTGGTATGGACGTTGTTTCCGTGTCATTTCTTTGCTTGGAACTGCTATGGCATTCTTTCTGTTTCAATTCAGTACTGGCAAAGATCACTACAACAGAGTTGATGCCACTGTGACCTACATACTGGTAACTGGAGCGTTCATTCTGGAGGCAGCATCGGTGTTGAGGGCAATGGGGTCAACTTGGACATGTGCCTTGCTAAGAGAGAGGGAGTGGGCACGGCTGCACAGCCTGCATGTGTCTCTTCGGCGGTATGTCAGGATAGCACAAGCAAGAAGATGGTCTGACTCCATTGGCCAGCTTAACCTGCTGGACTCCTACTCCTACACCGGTGACAAAACAAGTATAGCGGCTGAAACAAGTGGTGATGAGGAAGAAATATTCAATAAAACAACTAGTCGAGGATCCCTTATTGGAGAAATATTTAATAAAGCAAGTCTAGAAGAAGGCAACAGTAGACTCCCTCAAGAAAAGGATAAAGGAGGAGGCTTCGTCCAAGAAAAAGATAAGAGGGGTAGTCTAGGCAGAAAATTGATCTCCTTTTGGAAACATGGCGgcggcagttgcagcagcaggaTTTCGACGGCCGCCAAGGAGCTGGTGCTGCAAGAGATACGGAGATTGGTGGACGCATGTAAAGGTAAGGAGGGTGTGATGGGGAGCTACCGTGGTCAGTGCGCCCTGGAGCAGCGACGATATGAACctgatgatgatgaagatggaTTATTCTTGAAGGATCTCACCTGGAGCACGAGCATGGAGTTTGATCAAAGCATCCTTACCTGGCACCTTGCCACCCACAAGTTCCTCAAGTACTCAGAATCTACTACAGATGCAGGGTCCCTCTCCCTCGTGGAGGCAACCAAGGCCGTCTCCAACTACATGATGTTCCTCCTTGTGGAATGCCCCTACATGCTGCCATCCCCAGTTCGACCCACACTGCATGTCCAGGCCAAGAAAGTGTTGCGTGAACAGCGTAGCTGGGAGCGGTTCATAACACGGGACCGTACCACCAAAATTGTGCGAGTCATTGACCCTGGAGCAAAACTTGCCGACGAACTACTACACATAGAAGATTCGAAGATGCCAGGGCCCAAcgagctgctgcgggtggtttTTGGGGTGTGGGTTGAGATGCTGTGCTACGCGGCGCATCACTGCAGCAGGGAGTCCCATGCCAGGCAACTCAACAATGGCGGAGAGTTCATCACCACTGTGTGGCTTCTGACAACGGCTGAGTTCAATCGCGTCCACTGCAGTCTAAGAAACTTTAAGGACCGCAAGCACAGTTCTATCTTCATGGATTTCATGGCATGCTGGTCGGCGTTGATATTATGGTTTTCATCACATTCCATGCAGGACATTCTGAGATCATGTTGGTCTGCGTTGATATCATGGTATTCATTGGTTATCATGGCGCCGGTCCTGATATCATGCAGGTCTGCGCTGATGTCATGGTATTCATCGATGTTAAGGTTTCCGTTCATGGAATGCATTCTGAGGTCATGCTCCGTGATGTTTTCCCTTATTTTCTTGCCAATTCGGGGTATTATATTCCTTCTGAAATCACCCTGGATCCCGGAGGTTCCTGGTAGCATGGGCATTTGTTAG
- the LOC8080007 gene encoding L-type lectin-domain containing receptor kinase S.4 — protein sequence MKLTRMQSAKADPLNLKAGDTTAWIDYDGAAGVLNVSIANGTAGKPAAPLISFRVDLSGVFREQILGGGAAPALDLASLSSLPRIKSGRNRTSLILAVAFSAFVALVVLAGAGAYGAYRYKNRDIIEQWELDYGPHRFKYAELRRVTRRSGFRERELLGGGCWGWRPAEAFFTEVNACMFP from the exons ATGAAGCTGACGCGCATGCAG AGTGCCAAGGCTGACCCGCTCAACCTCAAGGCCGGGGATACCACGGCCTGGATCGACTACGATGGCGCCGCCGGGGTGCTGAATGTCTCGATCGCGAACGGTACGGCCGGGAAGCCCGCCGCGCCGCTCATCTCCTTCCGCGTCGACCTGTCGGGGGTCTTCCGCGAGCAGAT cctcggcggcggcgccgcgccgGCGCTGGACCTCGCGTCGCTTTCGTCGCTGCCGCGGATCAAGAGCGGCAGGAACCGGACCTCGCTCATCCTCGCTGTCGCGTTCTCGGCGTTCGTCGCGCTCGTCGTGCTCGCAGGCGCCGGCGCGTACGGCGCGTACCGGTACAAGAACCGCGACATCATCGAACAGTGGGAGCTCGACTACGGCCCGCACCGGTTCAAGTACGCCGAGCTCCGGCGGGTGACGCGTCGGAGTGGGTTCCGGGAGCGCGAGTTGCTGGGCGGCGGCTGTTGGGGGTGGCGGCCAG CTGAGGCATTTTTCACTGAGGTCAACGCATGCATGTTTCCATGA
- the LOC8067613 gene encoding uncharacterized protein LOC8067613 isoform X1 encodes MLDEMCQGRARALGLRCKELIDHGGHTRHQVEVLTSFSLLAWSGGRGSRHGFPRASKQAMAMARVLHLWNEWEIQILVLVSFALQVLLLSFAWMRRRSISRVLRVLLWLMYLLAEYTATYTLGHMSIAGKAGEHQQLMAFWAPFLLMHLGGQDTITAYAMEDSQLWLRHLLTFAVQALGAGYVLYKYIGRSGPLATPAVLLFTVGVLKNAERVWALSFSRLEIIRRYMDSVSIDQVYKAYPGAECLERQPKRGTWDFCLGLAGLLVWRKPTNSKTPNDNSSKFERIKQLDDESVLQGAHDLLYICMGQFVDDKIWPSEFQRRAMDFFHLNGKTFQLVEMQLSMMYDIFYTKAAVIHTWYGRCFRVISLLGTAMAFFLFQFSTGKDHYNRVDATVTYILVTGAFILEAASVLRAMGSTWTCALLREREWARLHSLHVSLRRYVRIAQARRWSDSIGQLNLLDSYSYTGDKTSIAAETSGDEEEIFNKTTSRGSLIGEIFNKASLEEGNSRLPQEKDKGGGFVQEKDKRGSLGRKLISFWKHGGGSCSSRISTAAKELVLQEIRRLVDACKGKEGVMGSYRGQCALEQRRYEPDDDEDGLFLKDLTWSTSMEFDQSILTWHLATHKFLKYSESTTDAGSLSLVEATKAVSNYMMFLLVECPYMLPSPVRPTLHVQAKKVLREQRSWERFITRDRTTKIVRVIDPGAKLADELLHIEDSKMPGPNELLRVVFGVWVEMLCYAAHHCSRESHARQLNNGGEFITTVWLLTTAEFNRVHCSLRNFKDRKHSSIFMDFMACWSALILWFSSHSMQDILRSCWSALISWYSLVIMAPVLISCRSALMSWYSSMLRFPFMECILRSCSVMFSLIFLPIRGIIFLLKSPWIPEVPGSMGIC; translated from the exons ATGCTCGATGAAATGTGCCAGGGCAGGGCGCGTGCGCTGGGGCTGAGGTGCAAGGAACTGATCGATCATGGTGGTCACACACGTCACCAAGTAGAAGTGCTCACTAGCTTTAGCTTGTTGGCCTGGAGTGGAGGAAGGGGTTCACGGCATGGTTTTCCAAG AGCTTCCAAGCAAGCGATGGCCATGGCCAGAGTGTTGCATCTCTGGAACGAATGGGAGATCCAGATCCTGGTCCTCGTCAGCTTCGCTCTGCAGGTGTTGCTGCTCAGCTTCGCGTGGATGCGTCGGCGCAGCATCTCCCGCGTTCTGAGGGTCCTCCTTTGGCTCATGTACCTACTGGCTGAGTACACCGCGACATACACCCTCGGCCACATGTCCATTGCTGGCAAGGCAGGCGAGCATCAGCAGCTAATGGCGTTTTGGGCACCGTTCCTCCTCATGCATCTTGGTGGCCAGGACACCATCACCGCCTACGCCATGGAGGACAGCCAGCTCTGGCTGCGCCACCTGCTCACCTTCGCCGTGCAGGCACTCGGAGCAGGCTATGTCCTCTACAAgtacatcggcagaagcgggcCACTGGCCACGCCTGCTGTCCTGTTGTTTACCGTGGGTGTACTCAAGAATGCGGAGAGAGTGTGGGCACTCAGTTTCTCCAGGCTGGAAATCATAAGAAGGTACATGGACAGTGTTTCTATAGATCAAGTTTACAAGGCTTACCCTGGGGCTGAATGTTTGGAGAGGCAGCCGAAACGGGGCACCTGGGATTTCTGTCTGGGCCTAGCAGGTCTCCTTGTGTGGCGGAAACCAACGAATTCGAAGACGCCTAACGACAATAGTAGTAAGTTTGAAAGAATCAAACAGTTGGATGATGAGTCTGTTCTGCAGGGTGCTCATGACCTGCTCTACATCTGCATGGGTCAGTTTGTGGATGACAAGATTTGGCCGTCCGAGTTTCAGAGGAGAGCCATGGACTTTTTCCATCTGAATGGCAAAACATTCCAGCTGGTTGAGATGCAACTCTCCATGATGTATGATATCTTTTACACCAAGGCAGCAGTAATCCACACGTGGTATGGACGTTGTTTCCGTGTCATTTCTTTGCTTGGAACTGCTATGGCATTCTTTCTGTTTCAATTCAGTACTGGCAAAGATCACTACAACAGAGTTGATGCCACTGTGACCTACATACTGGTAACTGGAGCGTTCATTCTGGAGGCAGCATCGGTGTTGAGGGCAATGGGGTCAACTTGGACATGTGCCTTGCTAAGAGAGAGGGAGTGGGCACGGCTGCACAGCCTGCATGTGTCTCTTCGGCGGTATGTCAGGATAGCACAAGCAAGAAGATGGTCTGACTCCATTGGCCAGCTTAACCTGCTGGACTCCTACTCCTACACCGGTGACAAAACAAGTATAGCGGCTGAAACAAGTGGTGATGAGGAAGAAATATTCAATAAAACAACTAGTCGAGGATCCCTTATTGGAGAAATATTTAATAAAGCAAGTCTAGAAGAAGGCAACAGTAGACTCCCTCAAGAAAAGGATAAAGGAGGAGGCTTCGTCCAAGAAAAAGATAAGAGGGGTAGTCTAGGCAGAAAATTGATCTCCTTTTGGAAACATGGCGgcggcagttgcagcagcaggaTTTCGACGGCCGCCAAGGAGCTGGTGCTGCAAGAGATACGGAGATTGGTGGACGCATGTAAAGGTAAGGAGGGTGTGATGGGGAGCTACCGTGGTCAGTGCGCCCTGGAGCAGCGACGATATGAACctgatgatgatgaagatggaTTATTCTTGAAGGATCTCACCTGGAGCACGAGCATGGAGTTTGATCAAAGCATCCTTACCTGGCACCTTGCCACCCACAAGTTCCTCAAGTACTCAGAATCTACTACAGATGCAGGGTCCCTCTCCCTCGTGGAGGCAACCAAGGCCGTCTCCAACTACATGATGTTCCTCCTTGTGGAATGCCCCTACATGCTGCCATCCCCAGTTCGACCCACACTGCATGTCCAGGCCAAGAAAGTGTTGCGTGAACAGCGTAGCTGGGAGCGGTTCATAACACGGGACCGTACCACCAAAATTGTGCGAGTCATTGACCCTGGAGCAAAACTTGCCGACGAACTACTACACATAGAAGATTCGAAGATGCCAGGGCCCAAcgagctgctgcgggtggtttTTGGGGTGTGGGTTGAGATGCTGTGCTACGCGGCGCATCACTGCAGCAGGGAGTCCCATGCCAGGCAACTCAACAATGGCGGAGAGTTCATCACCACTGTGTGGCTTCTGACAACGGCTGAGTTCAATCGCGTCCACTGCAGTCTAAGAAACTTTAAGGACCGCAAGCACAGTTCTATCTTCATGGATTTCATGGCATGCTGGTCGGCGTTGATATTATGGTTTTCATCACATTCCATGCAGGACATTCTGAGATCATGTTGGTCTGCGTTGATATCATGGTATTCATTGGTTATCATGGCGCCGGTCCTGATATCATGCAGGTCTGCGCTGATGTCATGGTATTCATCGATGTTAAGGTTTCCGTTCATGGAATGCATTCTGAGGTCATGCTCCGTGATGTTTTCCCTTATTTTCTTGCCAATTCGGGGTATTATATTCCTTCTGAAATCACCCTGGATCCCGGAGGTTCCTGGTAGCATGGGCATTTGTTAG